From one Notolabrus celidotus isolate fNotCel1 chromosome 24, fNotCel1.pri, whole genome shotgun sequence genomic stretch:
- the ndfip2 gene encoding NEDD4 family-interacting protein 2: MDPASRYQVLHNEDDSSEASTSEQQPCTSAAAVAAAAAATQAGACSQDQSEAQAQACAAPALAAGEPSCSRIQGETDAPPPPYAFIDLGATAASPESSFQPDFPVPPPYSVATSLPTYDEAEKAKAAAMAASTVEVMPRDDEFPPRDDFSDADQLRVGNDGIFMLAFFMAFLFNWIGFCLSFCLTNTIAGRYGAICGFGLSLIKWILIVRFSDYFTGYFNGQYWLWWIFLLLGLLLFFRGFVNYLKVRNMSENMATSHRTRLFFLY; the protein is encoded by the exons TTGCACAATGAGGACGACTCTTCAGAGGCGTCTACCAGCGAGCAGCAGCCGTGCACGTccgcagcagcagtagcagcagcagcagcagccacacaGGCTGGCGCGTGCAGCCAGGACCAGAGCGAGGCCCAAGCTCAGGCCTGCGCTGCTCCTGCCCTCGCAGCAGGAGAGCCGTCATGTTCGAGGATTCAGGGGGAAACTGACGCACCTCCGCCCCCCTACGCTTTTATCGACCTGGGAGCGACTGCTGCATCGCCTG AGTCTAGTTTCCAACCCGACTTCCCAGTGCCTCCTCCCTACAGCGTTGCAACCTCACTGCCCACATATGATGAAGCAGAGAAGGCCAAAGCGGCTGCCATGGCTGCCTCGACTGTGGAGGTGATGCCTCGG GACGATGAATTCCCACCCAGAGATGATTTCAGTGACGCTGATCAGCTACGAGTTGGGAATGATGGGATCTTCATGTTGGCCTTTTTCA TGGCCTTCCTGTTCAACTGGATCGGGTTCTGCTTGTCCTTCTGTCTGACCAACACCATCGCCGGACGATACGGAGCCATCTGCGGCTTCGGCCTCTCCCTCATCAAGTGGATCCTCATCGTCAGG TTCTCGGACTACTTCACCGGATACTTCAATGGTCAATACTGGCTCTGGTGGATCTTCCTGCTGCTGG GCCTGCTGCTCTTCTTCAGGGGATTCGTGAACTACCTTAAAGTCCGCAACATGTCCGAGAATATGGCCACCTCCCACAGAACACGCCTCTTCTTCCTCTACTAA